The proteins below come from a single Pseudomonas chlororaphis genomic window:
- a CDS encoding multidrug transporter, whose protein sequence is MSKSLLSLTIAAVVLSGCSLIPDYQRPEAPVASQYPQGPAYEAANAPGQAAAEQGWKQFFHDPALQQLIQVALENNRDLRVAALNIDAYAAQYRIQRADLFPAVSATGSGSRQRVPARASQTGEASISSSYSATLGVSAYELDLFGRVRSLSEQALQSYFATEEARRSTQISLVANVANAYLTWQADKELLKLTQETLGAYEQSFKLTSRSAEVGVASALDLSQARTAVENARVQLARYTRQVAQDENSLTLLLGTGLPANLASRPLSDDLLSEVPAGLPSDLLQRRPDILQAERNLLAANANIGAARAAFFPSISLTANAGTLSPDLSGLFKGGSGTWTFAPQINLPIFNAGSLRASLDYAKIQKDINVAQYEKSIQTAFQEVSDGLAARQTYNEQLQAQTDFVAANQDYYRLAERRYRIGVDSNLTFLDAQRQLFSAQQSLITDRLAQLTSEVNLYKALGGGWNAETGKNEPVKEEAPKMKLF, encoded by the coding sequence ATGAGCAAGTCGCTACTCTCCCTGACCATCGCTGCCGTCGTGCTCAGCGGTTGCTCGCTGATCCCCGACTATCAGCGACCCGAAGCACCGGTCGCGTCGCAATACCCGCAGGGGCCGGCCTACGAGGCGGCCAATGCCCCCGGCCAGGCCGCCGCCGAGCAAGGCTGGAAGCAGTTCTTCCATGACCCGGCGTTGCAGCAACTGATCCAGGTGGCCCTGGAAAACAACCGCGACCTGCGGGTCGCGGCGCTGAACATCGATGCCTACGCCGCGCAGTACCGCATCCAGCGGGCGGACCTGTTCCCGGCGGTCTCGGCCACCGGCTCGGGCAGCCGCCAGCGGGTGCCGGCACGGGCGTCGCAGACCGGTGAAGCGTCCATCAGCAGTTCGTATTCGGCCACCCTGGGCGTCAGCGCCTATGAACTGGACCTGTTCGGTCGGGTTCGCAGCCTGAGCGAACAAGCATTGCAGAGCTACTTCGCCACCGAAGAAGCCCGCCGCAGTACCCAGATCAGCCTGGTGGCCAACGTGGCCAACGCCTACCTGACCTGGCAGGCCGACAAGGAACTGCTCAAGCTGACCCAGGAAACCCTGGGCGCCTACGAGCAGAGCTTCAAGCTGACCTCGCGCAGCGCCGAAGTCGGCGTGGCCTCGGCCCTGGACCTGAGCCAGGCGCGCACCGCCGTGGAAAACGCCCGCGTGCAACTGGCGCGCTACACCCGCCAGGTCGCCCAGGACGAAAACAGCCTGACCCTGCTGCTGGGCACCGGCCTGCCGGCCAACCTGGCCTCGCGACCGCTGAGCGATGACCTGCTGAGCGAAGTGCCGGCCGGTTTGCCGTCGGACCTCTTGCAACGTCGTCCGGACATCCTCCAGGCCGAACGCAACCTGCTCGCCGCTAACGCCAACATCGGCGCCGCACGGGCCGCGTTCTTCCCGAGCATCAGCCTGACGGCGAACGCCGGCACCCTGAGCCCGGACCTGTCCGGCCTGTTCAAGGGCGGCTCGGGCACCTGGACCTTCGCCCCGCAGATCAACCTGCCAATCTTCAATGCCGGTAGCCTGCGGGCGAGCCTGGACTACGCGAAGATCCAGAAAGACATCAACGTCGCGCAGTACGAGAAGTCGATTCAGACCGCGTTCCAGGAAGTCTCCGACGGCCTGGCGGCGCGCCAGACCTACAACGAACAGTTGCAGGCCCAGACCGACTTCGTCGCCGCCAACCAGGATTACTACCGCCTGGCCGAGCGTCGCTACCGCATTGGTGTCGACAGCAACCTGACCTTCCTCGACGCCCAGCGCCAGCTGTTCAGCGCGCAACAATCGCTGATCACTGACCGCCTTGCGCAGTTGACCAGTGAGGTCAATCTGTACAAGGCGTTGGGTGGTGGCTGGAATGCCGAGACGGGCAAGAACGAGCCGGTGAAGGAAGAAGCGCCGAAGATGAAGTTGTTCTGA